From the genome of Armatimonadota bacterium, one region includes:
- a CDS encoding metallophosphoesterase, which produces MAIFAISDLHLSLSKPKPMDIFGPAWADHANTIRRNWIASIKDKDIVLIPGDISWAMKLPEAMPDLNFLADLPGTKVLIRGNHDYWWQRRATNRIQREVNRNLIFIQGTSIVLDNIGITGTRGWRVDWESRNFEREKDFVENSRAATADDKFETSSSDNYQQTVTRHPSAGGRVPITEQQSERILRRELNYLEQGLLSIPDTVSLKIAMLHFPPFDEHLRPNEFAEMLSRHHVDILVYGHVHIGLGGWIEGEVAGVRYHIVSADILNFVPKLIVP; this is translated from the coding sequence ATGGCTATTTTCGCAATATCAGATCTTCATCTTTCGCTTTCAAAGCCAAAGCCAATGGATATCTTTGGACCAGCTTGGGCAGACCACGCTAATACAATTCGCAGAAACTGGATAGCTTCAATAAAAGATAAGGACATTGTGCTCATCCCAGGTGATATCTCATGGGCTATGAAGCTTCCCGAAGCCATGCCAGATTTGAACTTCTTAGCCGACCTTCCTGGGACTAAAGTTCTTATCCGTGGGAATCATGATTACTGGTGGCAGAGGCGTGCAACCAACCGCATTCAAAGAGAAGTTAATAGAAATCTAATTTTTATCCAGGGTACATCAATTGTTCTTGACAACATCGGCATAACTGGGACGCGCGGCTGGCGTGTGGATTGGGAGAGTAGAAATTTTGAAAGGGAAAAAGATTTTGTTGAAAATAGTCGAGCAGCAACGGCTGATGATAAATTCGAAACTTCATCATCCGACAATTACCAACAAACAGTCACTCGCCATCCTTCGGCGGGTGGTCGAGTGCCAATAACAGAACAGCAAAGCGAACGTATTCTCCGTCGAGAACTAAATTATCTTGAACAAGGTTTGCTTTCCATTCCCGATACAGTAAGCCTCAAGATTGCAATGCTTCACTTTCCGCCGTTTGATGAACACCTTCGTCCTAATGAGTTTGCAGAAATGCTATCGCGCCACCATGTGGATATACTCGTATATGGCCACGTTCATATTGGCTTAGGAGGGTGGATAGAGGGCGAAGTAGCTGGAGTGCGTTATCACATAGTCTCAGCTGATATATTAAATTTCGTTCCGAAGCTAATTGTACCGTAA